One genomic segment of Ctenopharyngodon idella isolate HZGC_01 chromosome 7, HZGC01, whole genome shotgun sequence includes these proteins:
- the thap11 gene encoding THAP domain-containing protein 11 yields MPGFTCCVPGCYNNSHRDRDLRFYTFPKDPTQREIWLKNISRAGVSGCFSTFQPTTGHRVCSVHFPGGRKTYTIRVPTLFPLRGVNERKSRRGRSRKVSAVVPIISSVVSTANESAPVEEEGDTENATLVQIGQNGQYIAPVDLTVSGDGSCLTAVVSGSGGDLSGDSTPCPVADLALCGADHSYSLTTGTTSAELLRKLNEQRDIIALMEIKMKEMKNTIRQLRVNEARLQEELRERDRLISANTIIKRKL; encoded by the coding sequence ATGCCCGGCTTTACTTGCTGCGTGCCCGGATGCTACAATAACTCACACCGAGACCGCGATCTGCGATTCTACACCTTTCCGAAGGATCCCACTCAACGAGAGATATGGCTGAAGAACATTTCGCGGGCCGGGGTGAGCGGCTGCTTCAGCACTTTCCAGCCCACCACCGGCCACCGGGTTTGCAGCGTCCACTTTCCCGGCGGCAGGAAAACCTACACCATTCGCGTCCCGACCCTTTTCCCTCTGCGCGGGGTGAACGAGAGGAAGAGTAGACGGGGAAGGAGCAGGAAAGTGTCAGCGGTTGTGCCCATCATCAGCTCCGTCGTTTCTACGGCTAACGAGTCAGCGCCAGTAGAGGAAGAGGGGGACACCGAAAACGCCACCCTGGTGCAGATAGGTCAGAACGGCCAGTACATCGCGCCCGTGGACCTCACCGTTTCGGGGGACGGTTCCTGCCTCACAGCGGTGGTCTCGGGCTCAGGTGGAGATCTATCAGGGGACAGCACGCCGTGCCCCGTGGCCGATCTCGCGCTGTGCGGGGCGGATCACTCGTACTCGCTCACCACCGGCACAACGTCTGCGGAACTGCTTCGGAAGTTGAACGAGCAGCGGGACATAATCGCGCTGATGGAGATTAAAATGAAGGAGATGAAGAACACCATCCGACAGCTGCGAGTCAATGAGGCACGGCTGCAGGAGGAGCTGCGGGAGCGGGACCGTCTGATCTCCGCCAACACCATCATAAAGAGAAAACTCTGA
- the gfod2 gene encoding glucose-fructose oxidoreductase domain-containing protein 2: MLPGVGVFGTGQTVRALVPLLQKEGFPVQAVWGRTQEEAESLASELDIPFSTSQTDDVLLHPEVHLVCILTPPPHTRQIAVKALGIGKNVISEQAATLTDACKMVTAARYYPQLMSIMGNSLRFLPAFVQIKRLLGEGYCGTLQVCEARVYGGSLLSQSYGWAWEELMGGGGLHTVGSCIIDLLSHLTGRRAMRVHGMLRTFVRQSGPAGGIRSVTADDYACFQLLMSGGVVCSVTLNFNLPGTDVHEIMLVGSSGRLIARGTELYGQRTNMQVEELLLTDGGEGVGPSVRGLNSMVTQLRLSFQAQEDRRSWVRHPVSMAASFEDGLYVQTVVDAIKRSNRTGEWESVEVKIQDVDPNHNHRTLPN; this comes from the exons ATGTTGCCGGGAGTGGGTGTGTTTGGAACAGGGCAGACAGTACGTGCCCTGGTGCCATTGCTCCAAAAGGAAGGCTTCCCTGTTCAGGCCGTCTGGGGCCGTACACAAGAGGAAGCAGAGTCACTAGCCAGCGAGTTGGACATTCCCTTTTCCACCAGCCAGACAGATGATGTGCTGCTACATCCGGAGGTCCACCTTGTCTGCATATTGACACCTCCTCCACACACACGGCAGATTGCGGTAAAAGCTCTAG GTATAGGTAAAAATGTGATCAGTGAGCAGGCAGCTACACTGACAGATGCCTGTAAGATGGTGACAGCGGCAAGATATTACCCACAGCTTATGAGTATCATGGGAAATTCCTTGCGCTTCTTGCCTGCATTTGTCCAGATCAAACGCCTTCTAGGAGAGGGTTATTGTGGGACCTTGCAG GTATGCGAAGCACGTGTTTATGGAGGCTCACTGCTCAGCCAATCATATGGCTGGGCGTGGGAGGAGCTTATGGGGGGAGGTGGCCTGCATACAGTGGGCTCCTGCATCATTGACCTCCTGAGCCACCTCACGGGACGTCGGGCTATGCGAGTGCATGGAATGCTCCGGACTTTCGTACGTCAAAGTGGCCCAGCGGGAGGGATTCGTTCTGTAACCGCAGATGATTATGCTTGCTTTCAGCTGCTGATGAGCGGAGGTGTGGTCTGCAGCGTTACATTAAACTTCAATCTACCTGGCACAGATGTGCATGAGATCATGCTTGTGGGGTCATCAGGACGGCTCATTGCTCGAGGAACAGAGCTGTATGGCCAACGGACCAACATGCAAGTAGAGGAGCTTCTTTTGACTGATGGTGGAGAAGGTGTAGGACCATCTGTCAGGGGACTGAACAGCATGGTGACTCAGCTCAGACTCTCTTTTCAGGCACAAGAGGACAGGCGCTCTTGGGTGCGGCATCCTGTTTCCATGGCAGCCTCCTTTGAGGATGGGCTGTATGTACAGACAGTTGTGGATGCTATCAAACGATCGAATCGCACTGGAGAATGGGAGTCAGTGGAGGTCAAGATACAGGATGTTGACCCAAACCACAACCACAGGACCCTGCCAAACTAA
- the LOC127515343 gene encoding zinc finger BED domain-containing protein isoform X1, with product MRENFTHRRLPSRIRQSVSQYSKSTRSKMAARKRSIVWSFFQAEDDRRVLCLLCMKTVLYFGHTTNMLRHLRTKHPSDFSSLDKRKPATDAVSKRNDTGCVEVTVLMDEQQVEVESVGEDGEMDGAIKGILRAAAGEGTAEAEVADEEGEGPVDEGDGKEIQEDEAPGNTRKWSSVWVHYRKLGQEPRALCLLCMEKIQHRSSTSNLIRHLQHKHPNEFAQLEDHPQKRPNKRKSEDPSRLASSPTLASGTPTRSQIVSPKRDVRSPCSTSLDRYSGAKWSEGVRILERERELTEALRRVQQEEGRSIQLQKELLQQFREMDAERRVLQNQKCEQEQEHARLRKEKEDLQKEKNELQREKEEMQKEREEFQKEKEELEKQKQELDSWKNSHAQGQTAGFYNC from the exons ATGCGCGAGAATTTCACGCACAGAAGGTTACCATCTAGAATAAggcaatcagtcagtcagtatTCAAAGTCGACTCGTTCGAAAATGGCGGCACGAAAGCGAAGTATAGTCTGGTCATTTTTCCAAGCTGAGGATGACAGAAGAGTATTGTGTCTTCTCTGTATGAAGACGGTTTTGTATTTTGGTCACACAACAAACATGCTTCGCCATTTAAGAACGAAACACCCGTCAGATTTTTCCTCGTTGGACAAAAGGAAGCCCGCGACAGATGCGGTATCCAAGCGCAACGACACTGGTTGCGTGGAAG TTACAGTGTTAATGGACGAGCAACAGGTAGAGGTGGAGTCTGTGGGAGAAGATGGCGAAATGGATGGTGCCATCAAAGGGATCCTACGTGCTGCAGCTGGAGAGGGGACAGCTGAAGCAGAGGTGGCTGATGAGGAAGGCGAGGGGCCTGTTGATGAAGGGGATGGGAAAGAAATACAAGAGGATGAAGCCCCAGGTAATACTCGCAAGTGGAGCTCCGTGTGGGTGCACTACCGGAAGCTTGGCCAGGAGCCACGAGCCCTGTGCTTGCTCTGCATGGAGAAGATCCAGCACCGGAGTAGCACAAGTAACCTTATCAGACATCTACAGCATAAGCATCCCAATGAGTTTGCACAACTTGAGGATCACCCACAAAAGCGGCCTAACAAGCGCAAATCTGAAGATCCGAGCCGGCTTGCTTCCTCTCCCACATTAGCAAGCGGGACCCCGACCAGATCGCAAATTGTGTCACCGAAGCGTGACGTCCGTTCACCCTGCAGTACCAGCCTAGACAGATACTCAG GTGCTAAGTGGTCTGAGGGCGTGCGTATATTGGAAAGAGAGCGGGAGCTGACAGAGGCGTTGAGGCGTGTCCAGCAGGAAGAGGGGCGGAGCATACAGCTGCAGAAAGAGTTACTGCAGCAGTTCCGTGAAATGGATGCTGAGCGCCGAGTGCTTCAAAACCAGAAATGTGAACAAGAGCAGGAGCACGCAAGGTTGCGGAAGGAAAAAGAAGACCTCCAGAAGGAGAAGAATGAACTCCAGAGGGAAAAAGAGGAGATGcagaaggagagagaggagtttcagaaagagaaagaggagCTGGAGAAGCAGAAACAAGAACTGGACTCCTGGAAAAATTCTCATGCGCAGGGACAGACTGCTGGATTTTACAATTGTTGA
- the LOC127515343 gene encoding zinc finger BED domain-containing protein isoform X2 has translation MAARKRSIVWSFFQAEDDRRVLCLLCMKTVLYFGHTTNMLRHLRTKHPSDFSSLDKRKPATDAVSKRNDTGCVEVLMDEQQVEVESVGEDGEMDGAIKGILRAAAGEGTAEAEVADEEGEGPVDEGDGKEIQEDEAPGNTRKWSSVWVHYRKLGQEPRALCLLCMEKIQHRSSTSNLIRHLQHKHPNEFAQLEDHPQKRPNKRKSEDPSRLASSPTLASGTPTRSQIVSPKRDVRSPCSTSLDRYSGAKWSEGVRILERERELTEALRRVQQEEGRSIQLQKELLQQFREMDAERRVLQNQKCEQEQEHARLRKEKEDLQKEKNELQREKEEMQKEREEFQKEKEELEKQKQELDSWKNSHAQGQTAGFYNC, from the exons ATGGCGGCACGAAAGCGAAGTATAGTCTGGTCATTTTTCCAAGCTGAGGATGACAGAAGAGTATTGTGTCTTCTCTGTATGAAGACGGTTTTGTATTTTGGTCACACAACAAACATGCTTCGCCATTTAAGAACGAAACACCCGTCAGATTTTTCCTCGTTGGACAAAAGGAAGCCCGCGACAGATGCGGTATCCAAGCGCAACGACACTGGTTGCGTGGAAG TGTTAATGGACGAGCAACAGGTAGAGGTGGAGTCTGTGGGAGAAGATGGCGAAATGGATGGTGCCATCAAAGGGATCCTACGTGCTGCAGCTGGAGAGGGGACAGCTGAAGCAGAGGTGGCTGATGAGGAAGGCGAGGGGCCTGTTGATGAAGGGGATGGGAAAGAAATACAAGAGGATGAAGCCCCAGGTAATACTCGCAAGTGGAGCTCCGTGTGGGTGCACTACCGGAAGCTTGGCCAGGAGCCACGAGCCCTGTGCTTGCTCTGCATGGAGAAGATCCAGCACCGGAGTAGCACAAGTAACCTTATCAGACATCTACAGCATAAGCATCCCAATGAGTTTGCACAACTTGAGGATCACCCACAAAAGCGGCCTAACAAGCGCAAATCTGAAGATCCGAGCCGGCTTGCTTCCTCTCCCACATTAGCAAGCGGGACCCCGACCAGATCGCAAATTGTGTCACCGAAGCGTGACGTCCGTTCACCCTGCAGTACCAGCCTAGACAGATACTCAG GTGCTAAGTGGTCTGAGGGCGTGCGTATATTGGAAAGAGAGCGGGAGCTGACAGAGGCGTTGAGGCGTGTCCAGCAGGAAGAGGGGCGGAGCATACAGCTGCAGAAAGAGTTACTGCAGCAGTTCCGTGAAATGGATGCTGAGCGCCGAGTGCTTCAAAACCAGAAATGTGAACAAGAGCAGGAGCACGCAAGGTTGCGGAAGGAAAAAGAAGACCTCCAGAAGGAGAAGAATGAACTCCAGAGGGAAAAAGAGGAGATGcagaaggagagagaggagtttcagaaagagaaagaggagCTGGAGAAGCAGAAACAAGAACTGGACTCCTGGAAAAATTCTCATGCGCAGGGACAGACTGCTGGATTTTACAATTGTTGA
- the vrk3 gene encoding inactive serine/threonine-protein kinase VRK3 isoform X3 → MLNFCPECGSKLQLGFKFCPSCGGRLPEDSTEAVTSQLSELHPCSVLSSLSAMEDQKSLPSTRKRKTSPLVKEESIITQTPDKKLLKSPGKGKASPQVKEQEEAKQTCSVTLQTPDKTHSMSPRKHKASPQVKDEEAKQTSSFLQSPSKSKGRKRVCTVEPVQEGLVVCDQSSKKWKLVELLWQTELDLTYAVCQANQHADPNECQYMLRLGAKEGHLFNEQNFHLRAAKPDAVEKWMKMHKLDFLGIPSCVGFGLHEAYRFLVFPSIGQPLQTVIDEGTSSLSEKAVLQLALRLLDSLEFIHEKEYAHADIHAGNIYINTDSHTEVFLSGFGHAFRFCPGGKHVEYRQGSRTPHQGNINFISVDSHKGAGPSRRSDLQSLGYCMLCWMTGSLPWSHLSQTSSIAAEKEKYVSDIPGLLSCCYKQKKASSALQEYLSTVMTLQYTEKPDYTLLKAGLHKSLQKMGGSLNESLNLQVKP, encoded by the exons ATGCTGAATTTCTGTCCTGAGTGTGGTTCAAAGTTACAGCTTGGGTTCAAATTCTGTCCTTCATGTGGTGGAAGACTCCCAGAAGACTCGACAGAAGCTGTAACTTCACAGCTATCCGAGCTACATCCATGCTCTGTGCTGTCATCTCTGAGCGCCATGGAAG ATCAGAAGTCTCTGCCTTCTACTCGAAAGCGTAAGACATCCCCCCTGGTGAAAGAGGAGTCCATAATAACCCAAACCCCAG ATAAGAAGTTGTTGAAGTCTCCTGGAAAAGGAAAAGCATCCCCCCAGGTTAAAGAACAAGAGGAGGCGAAGCAAACTTGTTCGGTTACACTTCAAACTCCAG ATAAGACGCATTCGATGTCACCTCGAAAACATAAGGCTTCCCCCCAGGTTAAAGATGAGGAGGCAAAGCAAACATCTTCATTTCTTCAAAGCCCAT CTAAATCCAAAGGCAGGAAGCGGGTGTGCACCGTGGAGCCTGTCCAGGAGGGTCTGGTGGTTTGTGACCAGTCAAGCAAAAAGTGGAAGCTGGTTGAACTTCTGTGGCAAACAGAATTAGATCTGACATATGCAG TGTGCCAGGCAAATCAGCATGCAGACCCAAATGAATGCCAGTACATGTTGAGATTG GGTGCTAAAGAAGGACACCTGTTCAATGAGCAGAACTTCCATCTGAGAGCAGCCAAACCTGATGCAG TGGAGAAATGGATGAAAATGCACAAATTGGACTTCCTTGGGATTCCATCATGTGTAGGATTTGGTCTCCATGAAGCATATAG GTTTTTAGTTTTTCCCAGCATAGGCCAACCACTGCAGACAGTCATAGATGAAGGGACCAGTTCTCTCTCTGAGAAGGCTGTTCTTCAACTTGCACTACGACTA TTGGATTCACTTGAATTCATCCACGAGAAGGAATATGCCCATGCAGACATCCATGCAGGGAATATTTACATCAACACTGACAGTCACACAGAG gTTTTCTTGTCTGGCTTTGGTCACGCGTTTAGGTTTTGCCCTGGTGGAAAGCATGTGGAATACCGACAGGGTAGCCGCACTCCTCACCAGGGTAACATCAACTTCATCAGTGTGGATTCTCACAAGGGGGCTG GTCCTTCTCGTCGCAGTGACCTGCAGTCTCTAGGTTACTGTATGCTGTGTTGGATGACAGGCTCACTACCCTGGAGTCACCTCTCTCAAACAAGCTCTATTGCTGCAGAGAAGGAGAA GTATGTTTCTGACATCCCTGGACTTCTGAGTTGCTGTTACAAACAGAAGAAAGCTTCAA GTGCATTACAAGAATATCTGTCTACTGTGATGACCCTGCAGTATACCGAGAAACCAGATTACACCCTTCTGAAAGCTGGACTTCATAAGAGCTTACAGAAAATGGGTGGGAGTCtgaatgaatcactgaatcTGCAG GTGAAACCATAA
- the vrk3 gene encoding inactive serine/threonine-protein kinase VRK3 isoform X2, which yields MLNFCPECGSKLQLGFKFCPSCGGRLPEDSTEAVTSQLSELHPCSVLSSLSAMEDSAGDSSQSALIRPPLRSTRRKTLSSTATDCIDQKSLPSTRKRKTSPLVKEESIITQTPDKKLLKSPGKGKASPQVKEQEEAKQTCSVTLQTPDKTHSMSPRKHKASPQVKDEEAKQTSSFLQSPSKSKGRKRVCTVEPVQEGLVVCDQSSKKWKLVELLWQTELDLTYAVCQANQHADPNECQYMLRLGAKEGHLFNEQNFHLRAAKPDAVEKWMKMHKLDFLGIPSCVGFGLHEAYRFLVFPSIGQPLQTVIDEGTSSLSEKAVLQLALRLLDSLEFIHEKEYAHADIHAGNIYINTDSHTEVFLSGFGHAFRFCPGGKHVEYRQGSRTPHQGNINFISVDSHKGAGPSRRSDLQSLGYCMLCWMTGSLPWSHLSQTSSIAAEKEKYVSDIPGLLSCCYKQKKASSALQEYLSTVMTLQYTEKPDYTLLKAGLHKSLQKMGGSLNESLNLQVKP from the exons ATGCTGAATTTCTGTCCTGAGTGTGGTTCAAAGTTACAGCTTGGGTTCAAATTCTGTCCTTCATGTGGTGGAAGACTCCCAGAAGACTCGACAGAAGCTGTAACTTCACAGCTATCCGAGCTACATCCATGCTCTGTGCTGTCATCTCTGAGCGCCATGGAAG ATTCTGCTGGAGACTCCTCACAATCTGCACTGATTCGCCCACCTTTGCGTTCGACACGGCGAAAGACCTTGAGTAGCACAGCCACGGACTGTATAG ATCAGAAGTCTCTGCCTTCTACTCGAAAGCGTAAGACATCCCCCCTGGTGAAAGAGGAGTCCATAATAACCCAAACCCCAG ATAAGAAGTTGTTGAAGTCTCCTGGAAAAGGAAAAGCATCCCCCCAGGTTAAAGAACAAGAGGAGGCGAAGCAAACTTGTTCGGTTACACTTCAAACTCCAG ATAAGACGCATTCGATGTCACCTCGAAAACATAAGGCTTCCCCCCAGGTTAAAGATGAGGAGGCAAAGCAAACATCTTCATTTCTTCAAAGCCCAT CTAAATCCAAAGGCAGGAAGCGGGTGTGCACCGTGGAGCCTGTCCAGGAGGGTCTGGTGGTTTGTGACCAGTCAAGCAAAAAGTGGAAGCTGGTTGAACTTCTGTGGCAAACAGAATTAGATCTGACATATGCAG TGTGCCAGGCAAATCAGCATGCAGACCCAAATGAATGCCAGTACATGTTGAGATTG GGTGCTAAAGAAGGACACCTGTTCAATGAGCAGAACTTCCATCTGAGAGCAGCCAAACCTGATGCAG TGGAGAAATGGATGAAAATGCACAAATTGGACTTCCTTGGGATTCCATCATGTGTAGGATTTGGTCTCCATGAAGCATATAG GTTTTTAGTTTTTCCCAGCATAGGCCAACCACTGCAGACAGTCATAGATGAAGGGACCAGTTCTCTCTCTGAGAAGGCTGTTCTTCAACTTGCACTACGACTA TTGGATTCACTTGAATTCATCCACGAGAAGGAATATGCCCATGCAGACATCCATGCAGGGAATATTTACATCAACACTGACAGTCACACAGAG gTTTTCTTGTCTGGCTTTGGTCACGCGTTTAGGTTTTGCCCTGGTGGAAAGCATGTGGAATACCGACAGGGTAGCCGCACTCCTCACCAGGGTAACATCAACTTCATCAGTGTGGATTCTCACAAGGGGGCTG GTCCTTCTCGTCGCAGTGACCTGCAGTCTCTAGGTTACTGTATGCTGTGTTGGATGACAGGCTCACTACCCTGGAGTCACCTCTCTCAAACAAGCTCTATTGCTGCAGAGAAGGAGAA GTATGTTTCTGACATCCCTGGACTTCTGAGTTGCTGTTACAAACAGAAGAAAGCTTCAA GTGCATTACAAGAATATCTGTCTACTGTGATGACCCTGCAGTATACCGAGAAACCAGATTACACCCTTCTGAAAGCTGGACTTCATAAGAGCTTACAGAAAATGGGTGGGAGTCtgaatgaatcactgaatcTGCAG GTGAAACCATAA
- the vrk3 gene encoding inactive serine/threonine-protein kinase VRK3 isoform X1, giving the protein MLNFCPECGSKLQLGFKFCPSCGGRLPEDSTEAVTSQLSELHPCSVLSSLSAMEVDSAGDSSQSALIRPPLRSTRRKTLSSTATDCIDQKSLPSTRKRKTSPLVKEESIITQTPDKKLLKSPGKGKASPQVKEQEEAKQTCSVTLQTPDKTHSMSPRKHKASPQVKDEEAKQTSSFLQSPSKSKGRKRVCTVEPVQEGLVVCDQSSKKWKLVELLWQTELDLTYAVCQANQHADPNECQYMLRLGAKEGHLFNEQNFHLRAAKPDAVEKWMKMHKLDFLGIPSCVGFGLHEAYRFLVFPSIGQPLQTVIDEGTSSLSEKAVLQLALRLLDSLEFIHEKEYAHADIHAGNIYINTDSHTEVFLSGFGHAFRFCPGGKHVEYRQGSRTPHQGNINFISVDSHKGAGPSRRSDLQSLGYCMLCWMTGSLPWSHLSQTSSIAAEKEKYVSDIPGLLSCCYKQKKASSALQEYLSTVMTLQYTEKPDYTLLKAGLHKSLQKMGGSLNESLNLQVKP; this is encoded by the exons ATGCTGAATTTCTGTCCTGAGTGTGGTTCAAAGTTACAGCTTGGGTTCAAATTCTGTCCTTCATGTGGTGGAAGACTCCCAGAAGACTCGACAGAAGCTGTAACTTCACAGCTATCCGAGCTACATCCATGCTCTGTGCTGTCATCTCTGAGCGCCATGGAAG tagATTCTGCTGGAGACTCCTCACAATCTGCACTGATTCGCCCACCTTTGCGTTCGACACGGCGAAAGACCTTGAGTAGCACAGCCACGGACTGTATAG ATCAGAAGTCTCTGCCTTCTACTCGAAAGCGTAAGACATCCCCCCTGGTGAAAGAGGAGTCCATAATAACCCAAACCCCAG ATAAGAAGTTGTTGAAGTCTCCTGGAAAAGGAAAAGCATCCCCCCAGGTTAAAGAACAAGAGGAGGCGAAGCAAACTTGTTCGGTTACACTTCAAACTCCAG ATAAGACGCATTCGATGTCACCTCGAAAACATAAGGCTTCCCCCCAGGTTAAAGATGAGGAGGCAAAGCAAACATCTTCATTTCTTCAAAGCCCAT CTAAATCCAAAGGCAGGAAGCGGGTGTGCACCGTGGAGCCTGTCCAGGAGGGTCTGGTGGTTTGTGACCAGTCAAGCAAAAAGTGGAAGCTGGTTGAACTTCTGTGGCAAACAGAATTAGATCTGACATATGCAG TGTGCCAGGCAAATCAGCATGCAGACCCAAATGAATGCCAGTACATGTTGAGATTG GGTGCTAAAGAAGGACACCTGTTCAATGAGCAGAACTTCCATCTGAGAGCAGCCAAACCTGATGCAG TGGAGAAATGGATGAAAATGCACAAATTGGACTTCCTTGGGATTCCATCATGTGTAGGATTTGGTCTCCATGAAGCATATAG GTTTTTAGTTTTTCCCAGCATAGGCCAACCACTGCAGACAGTCATAGATGAAGGGACCAGTTCTCTCTCTGAGAAGGCTGTTCTTCAACTTGCACTACGACTA TTGGATTCACTTGAATTCATCCACGAGAAGGAATATGCCCATGCAGACATCCATGCAGGGAATATTTACATCAACACTGACAGTCACACAGAG gTTTTCTTGTCTGGCTTTGGTCACGCGTTTAGGTTTTGCCCTGGTGGAAAGCATGTGGAATACCGACAGGGTAGCCGCACTCCTCACCAGGGTAACATCAACTTCATCAGTGTGGATTCTCACAAGGGGGCTG GTCCTTCTCGTCGCAGTGACCTGCAGTCTCTAGGTTACTGTATGCTGTGTTGGATGACAGGCTCACTACCCTGGAGTCACCTCTCTCAAACAAGCTCTATTGCTGCAGAGAAGGAGAA GTATGTTTCTGACATCCCTGGACTTCTGAGTTGCTGTTACAAACAGAAGAAAGCTTCAA GTGCATTACAAGAATATCTGTCTACTGTGATGACCCTGCAGTATACCGAGAAACCAGATTACACCCTTCTGAAAGCTGGACTTCATAAGAGCTTACAGAAAATGGGTGGGAGTCtgaatgaatcactgaatcTGCAG GTGAAACCATAA